Below is a window of Coriobacterium glomerans PW2 DNA.
ATCCTTTCGTGATGCGCGCTCGGTCATAGATGAGCTCGAGAGCATGCAGCAATCTGATTCAGTTTCCCCGCAGGGGGGAGAAAACCATGAACCGCGGAGGTGACCATGAAACCAGTTCTGAGCTGTGAGGAAGTGGCTCGACTAGAGGATCTGATAGAAAAGGCCGGTACATCCAAGGCGGAACTCATGGAGTTCGCCGGTGAGTTCGCGGCCTCGATTGTAGCGAAGGCGAACCCGAAACACGTCTTGGTGCTCACCGGATTCGGGAACAACGGCGGTGACGGCTGGGTCGCTGCCGACATTTTGACGCACAAGGGCGTCGCCGTCGATGTCGTGAGCCCGGTCGAACCCGACGAGATCCCTGCGGCACTTGCCAGACATGTTGCACGCAGGACCGCAGAGCGCGAGGTGAGCTTACATGTCGGCCCTTCGCGAGATGAGCTTGTCGATCTCATCAAATCATCGGATGTCGTCGTCGATGCCATTCTCGGCACGGGCTTTCATGGGAAGCTGCGGCCACCGTTCTCGATTTGGATCTCGACGGTGAACGAACTCGCTTCTTCAGTGGTATCAATCGATGTGCCATCCGGCTTGAATGCAGAGACCGGTATCGTAGAGGACGATTGCATTCGGGCGACGCAGACGGCGACGATGCTTACGCCGAAAATTGGGATGTACAGTGCCGAGGGGCCGGAGTTCGTCGGCGAGCTCATCTGCGGCGAGCTCTATGATCGGCTTGACGAGGTTCTCGGTGACGTGGAGCACGCTGCGGAGATCGTCGAGCCGACAGATCTCACCGAGTTCTTCGCACCGCTGCCGGCGAACATAGACAAGTACACGCGCGGCTCGGTCTGCGTGGTCGCCGGCTCCGCAGCTTATCCCGGTGCTGCGATCATGGCTGCAAAGGCCGCGGCACGGGCCGGTGCGGGATACGTGTCGGTTGCCACACCCGATTCATGCGCGGATCTGATCCGCACCGCGCTGCCCTCTGTTCCCGTCATCGCGATTCCATCGGACTCGCGCGGCGCGTTCGGTTCGGTCGCCCGCCAGGCTGTCTCGGAGTTCGCCCATAAGTACAGTTGCGTGCTGTGCGGACCTGGCATGACGACGGGCGCGGGCTGCATACAGATGGTCCGGGAGCTGCTTGAACTCGATGTCCCCCTTCTGCTGGACGCCGATGCGCTCAACTGCCTCTCTGCGCTGGCCGGCGGTGGCATCGATCAGATTCCTGAGCTGTACCGCAGGGACGCCCCGCTTATTCTGACGCCGCACTACCGCGAGCTCTCAAGGCTCGTCGATGACGCTGGTGTGCGCGATCTCGGCAGTGCGATCGAGGCGGCGCACAAAATTCTGTGGGCGGGAGGTTCCGATAACATGGTGGTGGTCGCCAAGGGACCGACCACCGCCGTGGTGGGAGTCGATCATGTTCTGCTTCCGATATCGGGGCCCGCGGCGCTGGCGACCTCAGGATCCGGCGATGTGCTCTCCGGGATCCTCGCGGGCACATCGGTTCTGAGTCGGCGTGTCAGCTTGCGTTGGGACCTGCTTGCCGCATACGGCGTCTCGGTCCATTCCTATACGGGTTACGCTGCCGCAGCGGAATTCGGAGAGAGAAGCGTCATCGCGACGGATCTCATCGATTTGATAGGAGAGGCGATGCGCCTTACGGAGACCGACTATCTGGGTGAAGATCATTCGTGAGCGAATAGGGGGGGATGGTTTCAATGGTGCCTGCGGGAGGGCCGGCGACTCGCTGGGCGTGGGTCGAGATAGACCGCGGTGCGATGCTTCGCAATACGAGAGCGTTCAAGAAGATGCTCAAGCCGCGGCAGCGCCTGTGCTGCGTTCTCAAGGCGGATGCCTACGGTCACGGTGCCGTTGAATCATCGAAGATCATGAGATCGGCGGGTGCCGACATGTTCGCTGTCGCGACGGTGGCCGAGGGAATCGAGCTTCGTCGAGGAGGATGCTCCGCTCCCGTTCTCGTGCTGGGTGAGCCGCCGTGCGATGCGATTCCCGAGTTGCTGGAGAACGATCTGATGCCAGCTGTCTACACCTCGGAATTCGCGCTGGCATTTGGAGAGTGCGCGGTTCAGGTAGACAAAGTCGGAAAGTATCATCTTGCGATCGAGACGGGTATGAACCGCATCGGTGTTCACTATACCAAGGTGGTTTCATTCCGAAGAGGGATCGAGTTCCATCGGGGCATCCAATGCGACGGGGTCTTCACGCATTTCGCGACGGCGGATGATCCTTGCGGGTGGGACTACAAGCTCCAGTGCACGCGCTTTGACGAGGCGGTTCAAGCAATGCGCGACGCGGGCTTCGAATGCGGCATCGTGCACTGCGACAACACTCCCGCTTCTATTCTGGATCCAGAGTCGCATCACGATATGATTCGCGTGGGAATCGGACTCTATGGTTTGCAGCCGGCTGATGCCACCCGCGAGCGCATAAGGCTCGATCCCGTCATGAGCGTTCGCGCTCGAGTCATGCGCGTGGCGTATCCCTCGATGGGAGAAGGTGTCGGATACGGCTTCACCTATCGAGTCCCCCGGGCGACCGTTCAGATCTGCACGCTGCCGATCGGATACGCTGACGGGCTCGCGCGCACGCTATCGAATCGCATGGATGTGCTTTACCGCGGAGGCCGTATCAGACAGGTCGGCAACATCTGCATGGATCAGACGATGGTCGCCATTCAGCAGACGCCGGCCGAACCGATTCCGGAGGCGGAGTACGGCGATCTCATGACGATCGTCGGCAGGGATGGCGATGCCGAGGTGTCCATGGATGAGATGGCGCGGTTGCGCAACACGATCAACTACGAGGTCGCGTGTGATTTCGGCATGCGGCTCGAAAAGATCTACATCTAAGGAGCGATGATGAGCGTCATGCGCATTCCCGGTCATGAGAATCAGGGCCCTCGTGAAGTCGAGCTTCGGGAGGTGCGGGCGGTACTCGGTGAGTGCCGGCGCTGCCAGCTTGCTCAGACTCGCACGAAGATCGTGTTCGGAACCGGTGATGAGAACGCTCGCGTCCTGTTCATCGGCGAGGCGCCCGGCAAGAACGAGGATCTGCAGGGAGAGCCCTTCGTAGGTGCCGCCGGAAAGAACCTGGATGGCATCCTGTCGCTCGCCGGCCTCAGGCGCGAGGAGGTCTACATCGCCAACGTGCTGAAATGTCGACCTCCTGGAAACCGTGATCCGCGTCCCGAGGAGGTGCTGGCCTGCGCCCCGTTTCTCAGGGAGCAGATTCGCAGCATCTGGCCCGATGTCATCGTGACGATGGGCAACCCCGCAACGCATTTCATTCTGAAGACGGAGATCGGGATCACGAGACTTCGCGGTCGGTTTCATCAAATGGGCCGTTTCGCTGTCATGCCCACATTCCATCCGGCTGCCGCGCTGCGCAATCCCGCTTGGCAGGATCTGATCGAGGCTGATTTCAACATGCTCGGTGACTATCTGAGAAGGCACGCAGCTCCAACGGCTCTCGACGACACGGCGTCAAGTGCGAGTCCAAAGGGGGAGACGCATGTCGATCGCACGTGATCGCGCCCGTCGATACCGTACGGAGACGCCGCAGGACACCCGTCATCTCGGAAGGCTCATCGCGTCCCATCTCATCGAGGGCGATGTCATCATCCTTTCGGGGGGTCTCGGAGTCGGCAAGACACAGCTGACATCGGGCATCGCTCAAGGGCTTGGTGACACACGGCCGGTGAGGAGCCCGACGTTCGCCATTCAATCGATCCACGATGGCGGTCGGCTGCCACTGTTTCACTTCGATCTCTACAGACTTGAGCACGCCCGCCAACTCGAGGACACGGGCATATTCGATGTTCTCGCAATCGAGGGCGCATGCGTTCTGGAATGGGGCGAGCGGTTTCAAGAAGAGCTCGTCGATGAATATCTGAGCGTGCTGATCACCCGATGCGGTGAGACGACGCGCTCGATCGCACTCGAAGCGCACGGCGCGCGCGCCGAGCAGCTCGCGGCGAGCGTCGATGCCGCCCTATGTGAAACCACGCCAGACGGGGCGGGTGATGAGCATGAGTGAACCGCGCCGTAATCTCGTGGTGGCGCTTGACACCTCCACCGACATGCTCGCCTGCGCACTCGCTTGGTGGACGCCGCGTGCCGAAGACGATAGCGCTGCGCCGCGCGCTTCGGTCGAGTTGATCGCTCAGCGAGACCATCTGTGTCGCCGGCATGCGAACGTCGAGCTGATCGCAACGATCGAGGACGCGCTTTCCGAGGCCGGAAAGCAGATCTTCGATGTGGACGCGTTTCTCGTCGGTCGGGGGCCCGGTTCGTTCACGGGAGTGCGCATCGGGATCTCGACGGCGAAGGGTCTGGCTCGTGGGGCCATGAGGGTGCTTCACGGCACCTCTACTCTTGATGCGACAGCTTGGACGGCGTGGCGAGGCGGTGTGCGCGGCCTTTTGGGCGTGGCCGCCGATGCGATGCGCGGAGAGATCTATCCCGGATTGTACCGGCTGGACGAGACGGGCGTCGTCCGTCTGTTCGATCGCGAGCGCGTCGAGAAGGCGGACGCGGCGGTCGCGGCATGGGCAGATCGGTCGGATGCGCGCGATCTGCAGCTGACCGGCGACGGACTCGTGCGCTACAACGAGAAGTTCGACGATGCGGGCCTCACACGTCGCGTGGACCGTGCGCTGTGGTGGCCCTCGGGCGCAGGTCTGCTGCTGGCCGCTGCGAGCCCGGCTCGCTATGACGGGGCCGAGAGCGGCGACCCCGCAGGGGTGCTGCCGATCTACACCCGCCTGTCCGACGCGGAGGAGAACGAGCGGGTGAGACTCGGCCGGCAAGACCGTCGGCTCTTTGCCAGCGGGGTGGCCGACGAGCTTTCCGGCAGGCACCTGCATGTTCGACCGATGGCCGCAGCAGATGTCGAGGCGGCGGCGGCCCTGGATGCGCGCGCGTTTCATGACGCCGCGCATCGGCCGTGGTCAGCCGATATGTTTCTCTCCGAGATCGACGGTCGCGCCGCCGCCCCCCGTCTGTGGTGGGTAGCACTCGATTGCGGCGAGCTGGTCGGGATCGCGGGGGGCATGGTCGTGGAGCGCGATGTCGAGATCCTCGATGTCGTCGTTCGTCCGGACAACAGGCGACGCGGCATCGCGCGCCGTCTGCTGGCGCATGTGAGCTACGATGCTCAGATGCTCGGTTGCACGAGCGCATCGCTCGAGGTCGAATCCGGAAGCAACGGCGCCACCGCGCTCTACGAGAGTCTGGGGTTCCGCAGATGCGGTTGTCGTCGCGACTATTACGGACCAGGTGCCGACGCGGTGCTCATGAGCGCTGCGCTGCCGCTCGTCCTTCCGATCAGCGATACGCGTCCGGAGCCCACGGCGAGCGCTGCGCGCACGTGGCCGCCCGCCAGGCAGCGGCGCGCGCGCAGCGAGTCCGCCCTGATCGCGCGACGAGCTCCCATCTTGGCGATCGAGAGCTCGTGCGACGAGACGGCGGTCGCGATCATCGACGCAGATGGCGTGCTGCTCGCGAACCAGATATCGACTCAGATCGACTTTCATGCTCGTTTCGGTGGCGTAGTGCCGGAGATCGCATCGAGAAAGCACGTCGAGGCTATAGTGGGCGTCGTGGATGCCGCTCTCGACGAGGCGAGCCGCGCTCTCGGACTCGAAGGTGGCCCTCTTGCGCCCACAGAGCTTGCCGCAGTCGGTGTGACGCAAGGACCTGGGCTCGTCGGGGCCCTCGTGGTCGGGATCGCGTTCGCGAAGGGCTTTGCCTATGCAGCCGGTATCCCCCTCGTGACCGTGAATCATCTCGAAGGCCACCTCTTCGCCAACCTGCTCGATTCGCCCGATCTCGAACCGCCGTTCATTTTCACGCTCGTTTCCGGTGGTCACACGATGCTCGTGCACGTTTGCGCCTGGGGTGATTACGAGGTTTTAGGAGAGACGCTCGACGATGCCGTCGGCGAGGCGTTCGATAAGGTGGCCAAAGCGCTCGGCTTGGGATATCCCGGCGGCCCGGTTATCTCCCGATTGGCAAAGGAAGGCGATCCTCACGCGATTGAATTCCCGCGTGCGATGATGCACAGCCATGACTTCCGGTTCTCGCTCTCAGGATTAAAGACCGCGGTCATTACATATATCGATCAGCAGACGAAAGCGGGGCTCGTCATCCACCTGCCGGACCTTGCGGCTTCGTTTGAAGCGGCTGTCTTCGATGTCCAATACAAGAAGGCGGCAGAGGCGCTCAGAGCGACCGGGGTGCGCTCGTATTGTCTGGGCGGCGGCGTGGCGGCCAATCCGCATCTGCGGCAGATGCTGACAGAGAAACTCGAGCGCGACGGCATCCGCGTACACCTGCCGCCCGTGAGCGCGTGCACCGATAACGCCGCCATGATCGCCATGGTGGCCAGAAGAAAATTCGCTCAGGGCGATTTCGCCTCGTTCGACGTCGATGCGGATCCGAATATGACACTGTAGCTGCCATGCGGGAGCAATCCATGGTATGAACGCGGATATCCACTCATTTCCGCTTCGGCCCGGCCAAGTGTGTTCCTGCTGACGTCGCGCATGTCTCCTCGGATTCGGGAAGCAATACCAAGTGATCCGCCTGCAACCTGCAAGCCGTTGATGCGCCGATCTTCCTTGGGGAGCCACCGAGGAAGAAGATGAATGGCAGATTCGCATAGAATATCATTGGCTGGGGCAGAGGGATTCGAACCCCCGTAGCTGGCACCAAAAACCAGAGTCCTGCCGCTGGACGATGCCCCAGTTCGCATATGGCTGCCGGCAGAGCCGACAGCACGGTGTACAAGTGTACCTAATCGCTCATCGCATCGCAAACGCCGTCCAGAAGACGGACGGCGAGGGTCTGAGCATCGCCCGAGGTGAATGTGCCGTTGTATTTGGTCATCCCGGTGAGCTCGATGCGCAGGAACGCCGGACGCTCGGTTGCCGCAACATAGGCCGTCCGAATGCGCTGCGCAAGATTCGAGCTTTCTGCCAGTGTGATCGTTGCACGAGGTTCGCTGTCTGAAGGAAGCTCGTCGCTTGCGATCTCGAGCACCAAGTCGCAGTCAGCGGGTGTTTCGGAGTCGCAGAGGACCATGCCGCTTCCGTTCGTCGTCGCCGATGCGATGTTCCACATCCGCGAGGCGACGTTGCGCGCGATGGGATCCTCGCCGATCACCGCGATGTGATATCGCTCGAGCACGCTTGCCGCGCGTGCGAACCCCGGCCGCGCATCGGTGTTGGCCGTCGAGGGCTTGCCCTTCCACACGTGGCGCAGACGATCGATGTAGCTGAAGGTGTCTTGAAACGCCATGCCATCTGCGAATAGTCCGACGTTCTCTTGAAACTGCTGGAGAGCGGCCTCGGTGTGAGGTCCGAAGTGGCTGTCGGCGCTGCCGCAGCTGAAACCGAGCGTGTTCAGAGCCGTCTGCAGTTCGCGGACATCGGCTCCGTGAAAATTCGGGAGCCTCAGGTAAAGGGTTCGATCGCCAAGCCTATATGAGGCATCGACGAGCTTGCTCCAGCATGCCATGTCGACCTGCTCGCCGTCAGGGAGAGCCTTGCTCTGACGAAACGAGCGAACGGCCCGCGCGGTGCTCGAGCCGAAACGCTGATCATCGAGCTCTGTGGCATCGATCGCGTGTCCCAGCAGGACAAGGCGCGTCTGAACGTCCTCGACAGCAGGACCCTGCATTCCTGCGGTGATCGGCTCCATCTGAATTCCCTCCTTGAAGGCTGGGCCGAATGCGGTTTCGCTCGGCGAGCCAGCCCCTGATGATCCTCTACAGTCTAGCAACTTCGCAACTGCGTGGATCGCCGTTCATGCAAAACACCGCTAACTGACTCGCTCGATAAAGAAATCCGCCATGGAGATGAACAGACGGCGGCACTCCGCGTCCAGCTCGATACCCGCCAGGGCGCGCTTCGCATGGGCGATGAGCTCGACCGCGCGCTCGCTGGCGAAGGCAATCGAGTTCGTCTGTCGGAAGATCTCGACCGCACGCTCGAGAACCGCAGGATCTGTCGAGGCGGATTCGAGGATGTCGACCAGCTCATCATGGTAGGCGTCGTCAAGCAACGCATGCACGCAAATGAGCGTGCGCTTTCCCTGCGTGATATCGCTTCTGACATCTTTTCCGCCACCATCGAGCGGCTGAAGGTTGATCAGATCATCTTGAATCTGAAACGCCAGACCGCAGGCCAGACCGAACGAGCGCAGTCCCTCCACCTGGACCTCGCATCCTCCGCCGGCGATGGCGCCGCATGCGAGCGGGACCGCACCGCTGTACCAAGCGGTCTTGCGCGTTGCCATGTCGAGGTAATCCTCTACCGTGAGATCATATCGGGCGTCTCGCGCCCACCCGAGATCAAGCGCTTGACCCTCGATCGTGCGTCGCGTCATTTCGACAAGTTCCCGCAGAAGCCTGATCTTGAGTTCGTCTCCAAGGTTCGCATCATCGAGAACGGCAGCCGTCATAGATATGAGCTCGAGATCCCCGCAGTTGATCGCTATTCCCTCGCCTTCGGTGACATGCAGACAGGGCGCCCCTCGTCTCGTATTGCCGCGATCGGCGATGTCATCATGTATGAGCGCTGCGGACTGAAAGTGCTCGATCGCCGTCGCCACATCGAGCGCGGCGGCGGCGTCGCCTCCGACGGCGCGCGCCGCGAGCATGCAGATGAGCGGACGATGTCGCTTGCCCCCGTTGCGCGAGAACCGAGCGAGGGGGGCATAGAGATACGCGTCGATATCGGCGCGATCGGTCCGATCGCAGAAGAAATCAGCGATCCTGCGCTCGAGGTCTTGATGCTCGGCGGCGAGGAAATCGGCAAACGAGGTGGACACGGGTACTGCTTTCTGCGTGGCGAGAAGTCGAGACAAAGATGCTATTCGGTGCCGAAGCCCTCTGGGTTGGCCGATTGCCATCTCCATGAGTCTCGGCACATGTCATCGAGATCATAGCGGGCGCGCCAGCCGAGCACGCGCTGCGCCTTCGAGGCGTCGCACCAGTTGGCGGCGATGTCTCCGGCGCGGCGCGGACAGATGCGATAGGGCAGCTTCCGTCCGCACGCGCCCTCGAAGGCATGAATGACATCGAGTACCGACGATCCGGTGCCCGTGCCCAAGTTGAACACGTTCACCTCGGATCTTCCCTTCATCCAACCGAGCGCGCAGACATGCCCGCGAGCCAGATCGACGACGTGGATGTAGTCGCGCACACCGGTTCCATCCGGGGTCGGATAATCGTCACCAAAGACCTGCACGGCGTCTCGCTTGCCGACGGCGACCTGAGCGACGTAGGGCACCAGATTGTTCGGAATCCCCTTGGGGTCCTCACCGATCAGGCCCGAGGGGTGCGCGCCGATCGGGTTGAAGTAGCGCAAGAGCACGATATTCCATGCGGGATCCGACGTATGCAGATCCGTCAGGATCTGCTCGATCATCCACTTCGTCCATCCATAGGGATTTGTCGCGGGCTTCTTCGGATCGAGTTCGGTGACGGGTGGATGATCCGGATCCCCGTAGACGGTCGAGGAGCTTGAGAAGATGATCGAAGTGCATCCGTGCGCTCGCATGACATCGCAGAGCACCAAGGTGCTGCCGATGTTGTTCCGATAATACTCAAGCGGCTTCTCGACGCTCTCGCCCACCGCCTTGAAACCAGCGAAGTGAATGACGCCATCGATGTCCTGGTTGGAGAAGATGCGTTCCATCGCATCGCGATCGGCAACATCTGACTCATAGAATGTCAGGTTCTGCGAAGCGCTGGGACCTGCGATCTGTTTGATGCGCTCGATGGCCACCCGGCTCGCGTTCGACAGGTCGTCC
It encodes the following:
- a CDS encoding NAD(P)H-hydrate dehydratase, giving the protein MKPVLSCEEVARLEDLIEKAGTSKAELMEFAGEFAASIVAKANPKHVLVLTGFGNNGGDGWVAADILTHKGVAVDVVSPVEPDEIPAALARHVARRTAEREVSLHVGPSRDELVDLIKSSDVVVDAILGTGFHGKLRPPFSIWISTVNELASSVVSIDVPSGLNAETGIVEDDCIRATQTATMLTPKIGMYSAEGPEFVGELICGELYDRLDEVLGDVEHAAEIVEPTDLTEFFAPLPANIDKYTRGSVCVVAGSAAYPGAAIMAAKAAARAGAGYVSVATPDSCADLIRTALPSVPVIAIPSDSRGAFGSVARQAVSEFAHKYSCVLCGPGMTTGAGCIQMVRELLELDVPLLLDADALNCLSALAGGGIDQIPELYRRDAPLILTPHYRELSRLVDDAGVRDLGSAIEAAHKILWAGGSDNMVVVAKGPTTAVVGVDHVLLPISGPAALATSGSGDVLSGILAGTSVLSRRVSLRWDLLAAYGVSVHSYTGYAAAAEFGERSVIATDLIDLIGEAMRLTETDYLGEDHS
- the alr gene encoding alanine racemase, producing MVPAGGPATRWAWVEIDRGAMLRNTRAFKKMLKPRQRLCCVLKADAYGHGAVESSKIMRSAGADMFAVATVAEGIELRRGGCSAPVLVLGEPPCDAIPELLENDLMPAVYTSEFALAFGECAVQVDKVGKYHLAIETGMNRIGVHYTKVVSFRRGIEFHRGIQCDGVFTHFATADDPCGWDYKLQCTRFDEAVQAMRDAGFECGIVHCDNTPASILDPESHHDMIRVGIGLYGLQPADATRERIRLDPVMSVRARVMRVAYPSMGEGVGYGFTYRVPRATVQICTLPIGYADGLARTLSNRMDVLYRGGRIRQVGNICMDQTMVAIQQTPAEPIPEAEYGDLMTIVGRDGDAEVSMDEMARLRNTINYEVACDFGMRLEKIYI
- a CDS encoding uracil-DNA glycosylase — protein: MSVMRIPGHENQGPREVELREVRAVLGECRRCQLAQTRTKIVFGTGDENARVLFIGEAPGKNEDLQGEPFVGAAGKNLDGILSLAGLRREEVYIANVLKCRPPGNRDPRPEEVLACAPFLREQIRSIWPDVIVTMGNPATHFILKTEIGITRLRGRFHQMGRFAVMPTFHPAAALRNPAWQDLIEADFNMLGDYLRRHAAPTALDDTASSASPKGETHVDRT
- the tsaE gene encoding tRNA (adenosine(37)-N6)-threonylcarbamoyltransferase complex ATPase subunit type 1 TsaE, with protein sequence MSIARDRARRYRTETPQDTRHLGRLIASHLIEGDVIILSGGLGVGKTQLTSGIAQGLGDTRPVRSPTFAIQSIHDGGRLPLFHFDLYRLEHARQLEDTGIFDVLAIEGACVLEWGERFQEELVDEYLSVLITRCGETTRSIALEAHGARAEQLAASVDAALCETTPDGAGDEHE
- the tsaD gene encoding tRNA (adenosine(37)-N6)-threonylcarbamoyltransferase complex transferase subunit TsaD, giving the protein MSMSEPRRNLVVALDTSTDMLACALAWWTPRAEDDSAAPRASVELIAQRDHLCRRHANVELIATIEDALSEAGKQIFDVDAFLVGRGPGSFTGVRIGISTAKGLARGAMRVLHGTSTLDATAWTAWRGGVRGLLGVAADAMRGEIYPGLYRLDETGVVRLFDRERVEKADAAVAAWADRSDARDLQLTGDGLVRYNEKFDDAGLTRRVDRALWWPSGAGLLLAAASPARYDGAESGDPAGVLPIYTRLSDAEENERVRLGRQDRRLFASGVADELSGRHLHVRPMAAADVEAAAALDARAFHDAAHRPWSADMFLSEIDGRAAAPRLWWVALDCGELVGIAGGMVVERDVEILDVVVRPDNRRRGIARRLLAHVSYDAQMLGCTSASLEVESGSNGATALYESLGFRRCGCRRDYYGPGADAVLMSAALPLVLPISDTRPEPTASAARTWPPARQRRARSESALIARRAPILAIESSCDETAVAIIDADGVLLANQISTQIDFHARFGGVVPEIASRKHVEAIVGVVDAALDEASRALGLEGGPLAPTELAAVGVTQGPGLVGALVVGIAFAKGFAYAAGIPLVTVNHLEGHLFANLLDSPDLEPPFIFTLVSGGHTMLVHVCAWGDYEVLGETLDDAVGEAFDKVAKALGLGYPGGPVISRLAKEGDPHAIEFPRAMMHSHDFRFSLSGLKTAVITYIDQQTKAGLVIHLPDLAASFEAAVFDVQYKKAAEALRATGVRSYCLGGGVAANPHLRQMLTEKLERDGIRVHLPPVSACTDNAAMIAMVARRKFAQGDFASFDVDADPNMTL
- a CDS encoding peptidoglycan-binding domain-containing protein — encoded protein: MEPITAGMQGPAVEDVQTRLVLLGHAIDATELDDQRFGSSTARAVRSFRQSKALPDGEQVDMACWSKLVDASYRLGDRTLYLRLPNFHGADVRELQTALNTLGFSCGSADSHFGPHTEAALQQFQENVGLFADGMAFQDTFSYIDRLRHVWKGKPSTANTDARPGFARAASVLERYHIAVIGEDPIARNVASRMWNIASATTNGSGMVLCDSETPADCDLVLEIASDELPSDSEPRATITLAESSNLAQRIRTAYVAATERPAFLRIELTGMTKYNGTFTSGDAQTLAVRLLDGVCDAMSD
- a CDS encoding polyprenyl synthetase family protein, whose amino-acid sequence is MSTSFADFLAAEHQDLERRIADFFCDRTDRADIDAYLYAPLARFSRNGGKRHRPLICMLAARAVGGDAAAALDVATAIEHFQSAALIHDDIADRGNTRRGAPCLHVTEGEGIAINCGDLELISMTAAVLDDANLGDELKIRLLRELVEMTRRTIEGQALDLGWARDARYDLTVEDYLDMATRKTAWYSGAVPLACGAIAGGGCEVQVEGLRSFGLACGLAFQIQDDLINLQPLDGGGKDVRSDITQGKRTLICVHALLDDAYHDELVDILESASTDPAVLERAVEIFRQTNSIAFASERAVELIAHAKRALAGIELDAECRRLFISMADFFIERVS
- the galE gene encoding UDP-glucose 4-epimerase GalE — translated: MAAEQSPSEGCILVTGGAGFIGSHTAVELLACGYRVVIVDDLSNASRVAIERIKQIAGPSASQNLTFYESDVADRDAMERIFSNQDIDGVIHFAGFKAVGESVEKPLEYYRNNIGSTLVLCDVMRAHGCTSIIFSSSSTVYGDPDHPPVTELDPKKPATNPYGWTKWMIEQILTDLHTSDPAWNIVLLRYFNPIGAHPSGLIGEDPKGIPNNLVPYVAQVAVGKRDAVQVFGDDYPTPDGTGVRDYIHVVDLARGHVCALGWMKGRSEVNVFNLGTGTGSSVLDVIHAFEGACGRKLPYRICPRRAGDIAANWCDASKAQRVLGWRARYDLDDMCRDSWRWQSANPEGFGTE